From the Paenibacillus sp. MMS20-IR301 genome, the window TGATTATTGAGACGGTGTCCGTTATCCTGTTCCTGCTCTGCTTCCGCTATCTGCCGAAGCTGAAAGGGCAGAAGGAGCCGCTGCGCTTTAAGCTGCCAAATCTGGTCATCGCGCTTGGCGGCGGCATCACTATAACGCTGGTTGCGCTGGCAGCGATGGGCAGCAGTCCCTTTGAACCAATCTCCGAGTTCTTTTTGAAAGAAAGCTACAATTTGGCTGGAGGGAAGAATGTAGTCAACGTCATTCTGGTGGATTTCCGCGGATTTGATACCCTGTTCGAAATTATGGTGCTGGGGATTGCCTCACTGGCGATTTATGGTTTAATTCATTTGAGGATGGAGCCTGATCTGCCACAGCCGGGAAAAGCCCGCAAGAGCAGTTCACTCCGCAGTAATGATGTGATTCTGCAGACGATGTCGAAGGGGATCGTTCTAATTATTATCGTATTTTCCTTCTATTTGTTCTTCGCCGGACATAACCATCCGGGCGGCGGTTTTATCGGGGCCTTAATGACATCTGCCGCGCTTGTACTGATGGCGGTTGCCTTCGGCATGGACCAGGTCCGCAAGGCCTTTCCGGTCAATTTCCGTTTACTCACTGCAGTAGGATTGTTAATAGCCATCCTTACAGCGTCGGGCTCGTTTTTGTTCGGGGCCCCTTTTCTGAGCCATGCTTTCGGCCACTTTGATCTGCCTGTGCTCGGGGATACGGAGCTGGCGACTGCCGTCCTGTTTGATCTGGGCGTGTACCTGGCCGTAATTGGTGTCACCATGAACATCATCTTATCGATCGGAGGGGATAAGTCTTGGAACTCTTAATGGCGGTAGCAGTCGGAATCCTTTTTACTATAGGCATTTACCTCATTCTGTCGAAGAGCCTGCTGCGCATTGTATTGGGTACATCCCTGATGACACACGGTGTCCATCTGCTGCTTCTGACTATGGCCGGACTCAAAAAGGGTGCAGCGCCGGTCCTGGGTACAGGGGCGGATACTTATGTTGATCCGCTGCCGCAGGCGCTGATCCTGACCTCCATTGTCATCAGCTTTGGGGTCACGGCCTTCTTTTTCGTACTTGCATACCGATCCTATCAGGTGCTGGGGACGGATGAAATGGATAGTATCAAGGAGGAGAAGGAATGAGCAATTTATTAGTGCTGCCGATTCTGATTCCCCTGAGTACTGCGGTTATTCTGATTTTTTGTAAGGAGAAGATCCGGCTGCAGCGCGGAATCAGTGCTGTCAGCGGGTTACTGAATATACTCACTGCATTATTGCTGGTTTCACGCGTCCATACTGAGGGGATACAAACCTTACAGATGGGGGGCTGGATGCCGCCCTACGGCATCGTTTTTGTAGGAGATATGTTTGCTGTACTGCTGGTCATGATGGCTTCGCTTGTCAGCTTTGCAATACTGCTCTATTCATTCAGCAGTATAGGAGAGAAGCGGGAGCGGTATTATTACTATACATTCTTCCACTTTTTGCTCGTAGGGGTGTATGGCTCCTTCCTTACCGGGGATATATTTAATTTGTTTGTTTTCTTTGAAGTGATGCTGATTTCTTCCTATGCGCTCATTTCACTTGGAGGAACAAGGCTCCAGCTGCGGGAAACATCCAAATATCTGCTGATTAATATTGTATCCTCAACACTGTTTGTAGCAGCAGTAGCGTATCTCTATGCAGCAGTGGGGACGCTCAATATGGCTCATCTGTCCCAGCGTATTGCTGAAGCCGGTCAGGGGGGCGTGCTGAACGTAATTGCGATGTTATTCTTAATCGTATTCTCTCTGAAGGCCGGACTGTTCCTGTTTTTCTGGCTGCCGGGCTCCTACAGCGCCCCCCCATTTGCGGTCAGAGCGTTGTTCGGTGCACTGCTGACCAAAGTAGGGCTGTATGCAATCATTCGTACATTTACACTGTTATTTGTAAATGATACAGATTTCACACAACCATGGATTACCTGGATGGCGGTAGCCACCATGATCCTTGGCGGCCTGGGGGCAGTGGCTTACAACGATATTCCGCGTATTTTGAATTACAACGTTATTGTTAGTGTAGGTTTTGTAATCTTCGGACTTGCTGCCGGGACCCCCGGTTCACTAAACGGCGCGGTGTTCTATCTGCTGCACGATATGCTGGCAAAAGCCCTGATGTTCATGCTTGGCGGGATGATTATCACCGCTGCAGGGACAGAGCGCCTAGCTGGAATGGGCGGCATGATCAAAAAATATCCGCTCATCGGCTGGATGTTCTTTATCCTGACCCTTGCCTTGGTGGGCATTCCGCCGCTTAGCGGCTTTGCTGGTAAACTTCTGATTATCCGCGGGGCTCTGGATGCCGGCATGCTGGCGTTATCGCTCATTGGTCTGGGATCAAGCTTCCTCGTGCTGTATTCCTTAATCAAGATATTCAGGCTGGCATTCTGGGGCAATGAACCGGAGAAAGAACTGCCACAAGTCAGGTTGAAGCATTCTTCGGCCGTTGCCGCATGCCTTTTGGTGCTTGTAATCCTAATGGGGATAGGATCTGAGGCGATATATACCTATGTATCACAGGCTGGAGAAGTTCTGTCCTCGCCGGCACTGTATATTGAATCTGTGATGAAGGAGTAGAGGGCTATGATGCTGCAGATCGTGCTTAACCTTTTGATTGCTTTCTTGTGGATGTTCATGAACAATAATATTTCCGGTGGAAGCTTCATTGTGGGGTATCTGCTTGGAATTGTGCTTTTACTTGTCATGCAGAAATCACGGAAACAGCCATTCTATCTTAGACGTTTATGGGCAGTGCTGAAACTTCTGCTGATCTTTGCCCGTGAGCTGACAGTATCCAATTTTGTAGTGATTGGTCATATTATCCGGCCGAAACTCAACATACGCCCTGGTATTTTTGCTTATGAGACTGCCTTGACCTCGGCGTGGGAAGTTACCTTGCTGTCCTGCCTGATCTGCTTGACTCCGGGAACATTAACGCTGGATGTCTCAAGAGACGGAACAACCCTGTATATCCACGCTATTGATATTAAAGATGCAGAGGAGATGGCAAGCCAGATCCGAAAAAGTTTTGAGCAGACCATACTGGAGGTGAGCCGCGGATGAACCAGCCCATATTGACTGCTGCTCTGGTAATTCTGGGGCTGGCGCTGCTGGCCTGCGTATTCCGTCTTCTGGCAGGGCCGACCCGTTCAGACCGCGTTGCCGCCCTGGATACGATAGGAATTGATGTTCTGGCAATGATTGCAGTGATCTGCATGCTGCTGGATACACAGGACTTTCTGGAAATCATTCTGGTAATCGGTATTCTTACCTTTATTGGGACAACAGCGCTGGCCAGATATATTGAACGCGGCATTGTGATGGAAGAGGAAGGAGGAGACAGAAATGACACTTGAACTGATAGGTAAAATTCTGGTCCTGCTCGGCGCGATATTCTGCGGGCTCAGCGCATTTGGCTTGATCCGGTTGCCCGATGTGTATCTGCGCTCGCATGCGGCCACCAAAAGTGCAACATTCGGGGTGCTCTGTGTGCTGGGAGGTGCGTTTCTGTACTTTCTGTTCGCTGACGGTACCATCAGTATCAAGCTGCTGCTCGCGATTCTATTTGTCTTCATTACTTCTCCGGTGGCAGGTCATCTAAACGGGCGTGCTGCTTACCGTTCCGGGGTCCCTTTATGGAGGGGCAGCGTCCGGGATGATATGAAATCCTCTATCGAGAAGGATCAGTAAATGCCTGCAAAATAATGATAATTCGCTGAATCCCACATTGGGAGCGGGGGAACCAGGTATCTGGGGTGAATCTCGAATAATTCGAGCAGGGCTATGCTCACTTGAGCCCGAATCCGGCAGCTAACCTCGTAAGCGTACAAGAGAGGAGTCATATGCAATGCCGCATATTGAAGTTAATGGGACCACACTATACTATGAGGTGTCGGGCAGCGGTCTGCCGATTGTTTTTCTTCATGATCATTCGACCTCGCATCGTATGTTTGAGCCGCAGGCAGATTATTTCAGCAAACGGGCTAAAGTGATTCTGTTTGATCTGAGAGGGAACGGGCAGTCCGGTAAAATGGATGTGGAAATTAGCAGAATAGTGGACACGCAATGTGAGGATTTAAAAGGGTTGCTGGACGGGTTATCTATTACTAAGGCTGTAATCGTAGCTTGTTCGAGTGGAGCTGTTCTGGCGCACAAGTTTGCTTATCAGTACCCGGAGCGGGTTATGAACATGGTTTTGGTAGACAGTTATTTTCATAGTAATTATACGGCGGCAGCCGGTAAGGTAAAGGAGTTTCTGGAAATCTGCGCATGGGCGGCCCACTATCTTCCGGCGGAAATGTTCATCCGTTCTTTGCGGATCACGTACAACAAATGGTATGAAGCTTACCGTATCCTGAGGGGTGAGCTATTGCATGAACGGACGACGGAGCTTATTAAGCAGCGCCTGGCCCTGCGGCACACGGATAGCTGCGGGTTCGCGCTGCGGCTGAAGATTCCTGTTCTTTGTGTATCAGGCAACCGGAATGAGTGGGTGCTGGAGCAAGTGAAGAAGGCGGCGGCCCGATATTCGTTTGCACGGTTAGCCATACTTGAGGATGCGATGTACCCGAGCCACCTGTGCCAGCCCGAGCACTTCAATAGGCTGCTGCTTGAGTTTTTACAAGACCAGCATGCATTCGAGCGATCGGCATCCGGGAAGTAGAGGATTGCCTGCTGGATTTCCCGTTCAGGGATCTTGGTCAAATAGGAGCCTAGCCTGTTTACTTTTTTGACAGAGATCCCGCAATGATTGGTACATCTTCCGCAGGCGGCACACACTCCGTATTACCCGCCTCACACCGCCTCACTCCGCATTGCTGCGGAACTGGTTGGGGGTGATACCTTTATACTTTTTGAACACCTGGTAGAAGTATTTCGTGTCATTGTACCCGGACTGCAGCGCGATATCCTCAATCCGCATGCCCGGGTCCTTGAACAGCAGGCAGGCACGCTCGATGCGGACCTTGTGCAGATAGTCGGTGAAGCTGATTTTGAGCTGCTGCTTGAACAGCAGGCTAAGGTAACCCGGGGTAATGTAGATTTCCCGCGCGACAATCTCGCGGTTGATGTCCTTCATATAGTTCTGCTCGATGTACAGCTTGGCCGATTCAAGCAGCTTGTTGCTGTTCTTCTTGGAGGACAAATGCTCGCTGACTCTGAGGGCAGTCTCCAGCAGCGACTGGAAAATATTATCCAGACTGGAGCGGGACAGGACATGAATCAGCTCGGTCAGATTTTGCCCGAACACCTTATTCACGTTGACGTTGTTCTCAATACACAGCTTGTACAGGGCGAAGAACAGCGCGAAGCTCGATTTGATCACCTGGTCCCGCGACACGGTTTCGGGCTGCAGTGCCACATTAAACAGCGACAGCATCTCGGTGATTTCCTCGCTGGAGCCGCTGCGGACAGCCTTCAGCACCTCCTGCTCCTCATGCAGAGGATAGGAGGACTGGGAGGATTCATCATCGAACTCCCCGCTGAACTCGACGATTTTGCCGGTGCCGGTATAGTTCCGGGTGTTAAGCGCCTGTGAAGCCTCCAGGAAGGAACGCCGCAGATGCTGGATGTTATGATCCAGGCTGCCGATTCCGGCGGAGACGGTGAACTTCAGATAGCTTGCGATATTATCCTGGATAATCCGGATATAGCCGCTTAACTCTTCATGATCGAGCAGATCATCGGTGTTCAGCACAAGGACTATATCATCCTGATGTTCAAAAGCGGTACATACGATAGACTCCGGCAGGGATTCCTCGCAGATATTTTTCAGGCCGTATTTGAGCAACTCGGT encodes:
- the mnhG gene encoding monovalent cation/H(+) antiporter subunit G; this translates as MTLELIGKILVLLGAIFCGLSAFGLIRLPDVYLRSHAATKSATFGVLCVLGGAFLYFLFADGTISIKLLLAILFVFITSPVAGHLNGRAAYRSGVPLWRGSVRDDMKSSIEKDQ
- a CDS encoding alpha/beta hydrolase, which translates into the protein MPHIEVNGTTLYYEVSGSGLPIVFLHDHSTSHRMFEPQADYFSKRAKVILFDLRGNGQSGKMDVEISRIVDTQCEDLKGLLDGLSITKAVIVACSSGAVLAHKFAYQYPERVMNMVLVDSYFHSNYTAAAGKVKEFLEICAWAAHYLPAEMFIRSLRITYNKWYEAYRILRGELLHERTTELIKQRLALRHTDSCGFALRLKIPVLCVSGNRNEWVLEQVKKAAARYSFARLAILEDAMYPSHLCQPEHFNRLLLEFLQDQHAFERSASGK
- a CDS encoding Na+/H+ antiporter subunit D yields the protein MSNLLVLPILIPLSTAVILIFCKEKIRLQRGISAVSGLLNILTALLLVSRVHTEGIQTLQMGGWMPPYGIVFVGDMFAVLLVMMASLVSFAILLYSFSSIGEKRERYYYYTFFHFLLVGVYGSFLTGDIFNLFVFFEVMLISSYALISLGGTRLQLRETSKYLLINIVSSTLFVAAVAYLYAAVGTLNMAHLSQRIAEAGQGGVLNVIAMLFLIVFSLKAGLFLFFWLPGSYSAPPFAVRALFGALLTKVGLYAIIRTFTLLFVNDTDFTQPWITWMAVATMILGGLGAVAYNDIPRILNYNVIVSVGFVIFGLAAGTPGSLNGAVFYLLHDMLAKALMFMLGGMIITAAGTERLAGMGGMIKKYPLIGWMFFILTLALVGIPPLSGFAGKLLIIRGALDAGMLALSLIGLGSSFLVLYSLIKIFRLAFWGNEPEKELPQVRLKHSSAVAACLLVLVILMGIGSEAIYTYVSQAGEVLSSPALYIESVMKE
- a CDS encoding response regulator; this translates as MFNMIIVDDEERARVGIRTLIDWQAHGISIVAEARDGQEALEILSSHPVDIMLTDIRMPQMDGLELISAVSAKYPHIKSVIMSGYDDFAYAQKAIRVGASNYLLKPSRRQEILNTILAITEQIRSEKLEITSLEHLRQGFRESLPLLKEKTLSQLILTESSSYSRLLANLKMNNLVFPYMMYGVILLRIDNFQQLHQKYLHEDTELLKYGLKNICEESLPESIVCTAFEHQDDIVLVLNTDDLLDHEELSGYIRIIQDNIASYLKFTVSAGIGSLDHNIQHLRRSFLEASQALNTRNYTGTGKIVEFSGEFDDESSQSSYPLHEEQEVLKAVRSGSSEEITEMLSLFNVALQPETVSRDQVIKSSFALFFALYKLCIENNVNVNKVFGQNLTELIHVLSRSSLDNIFQSLLETALRVSEHLSSKKNSNKLLESAKLYIEQNYMKDINREIVAREIYITPGYLSLLFKQQLKISFTDYLHKVRIERACLLFKDPGMRIEDIALQSGYNDTKYFYQVFKKYKGITPNQFRSNAE
- a CDS encoding Na(+)/H(+) antiporter subunit F1 — protein: MNQPILTAALVILGLALLACVFRLLAGPTRSDRVAALDTIGIDVLAMIAVICMLLDTQDFLEIILVIGILTFIGTTALARYIERGIVMEEEGGDRNDT
- a CDS encoding Na+/H+ antiporter subunit E, with protein sequence MMLQIVLNLLIAFLWMFMNNNISGGSFIVGYLLGIVLLLVMQKSRKQPFYLRRLWAVLKLLLIFARELTVSNFVVIGHIIRPKLNIRPGIFAYETALTSAWEVTLLSCLICLTPGTLTLDVSRDGTTLYIHAIDIKDAEEMASQIRKSFEQTILEVSRG
- a CDS encoding Na(+)/H(+) antiporter subunit C, with amino-acid sequence MELLMAVAVGILFTIGIYLILSKSLLRIVLGTSLMTHGVHLLLLTMAGLKKGAAPVLGTGADTYVDPLPQALILTSIVISFGVTAFFFVLAYRSYQVLGTDEMDSIKEEKE